Proteins from a single region of Leucoraja erinacea ecotype New England chromosome 25, Leri_hhj_1, whole genome shotgun sequence:
- the LOC129709058 gene encoding transcription factor HES-5-like isoform X1: protein MTPANASGVITGEYSEEKFMAKQKSKIMKITIEKRRRDRINSSINQLKTLLGREFQTEEPNMKLEKADILKMTVNYLKYHNQQLRASCTTGNPERDYNEGYSRCLQEALRFFSTHEGKSDIQKKLVTRFQRIQPRCPAKGLLYGVYLPYTASCQTGTEQTPQSNPAALWRPW from the exons ATGACTCCTGCCAATGCTTCTGGTGTTATTACTGGGGAATACTCGGAAGAAAAGTTCATGGCCAAACAGAAAAGCAAA ATCATGAAGATAACAATCGAGAAAAGGCGCCGAGATCGGATAAACAGCAGCATCAACCAGCTAAAGACTCTACTGGGAAGAGAGTTTCAAACGGAAGAACCGAACATGAAACTGGAGAAAGCCGACATTCTGAAAATGACAGTGAATTACCTGAAGTATCACAACCAACAGCTCAGAG CAAGCTGTACGACTGGTAACCCGGAGCGAGACTATAACGAAGGATACTCCCGGTGTTTGCAGGAGGCTCTTCGATTTTTCTCGACCCACGAAGGCAAAAGCGACATTCAGAAGAAGCTGGTGACACGCTTCCAAAGGATACAGCCACGGTGCCCGGCCAAAGGTCTACTTTACGGTGTATATCTTCCTTACACTGCTTCTTGTCAGACTGGCACTGAGCAAACACCCCAGTCCAACCCCGCGGCTCTCTGGAGACCCTGGTAA
- the LOC129709058 gene encoding transcription factor HES-5-like isoform X2, translating into MKITIEKRRRDRINSSINQLKTLLGREFQTEEPNMKLEKADILKMTVNYLKYHNQQLRASCTTGNPERDYNEGYSRCLQEALRFFSTHEGKSDIQKKLVTRFQRIQPRCPAKGLLYGVYLPYTASCQTGTEQTPQSNPAALWRPW; encoded by the exons ATGAAGATAACAATCGAGAAAAGGCGCCGAGATCGGATAAACAGCAGCATCAACCAGCTAAAGACTCTACTGGGAAGAGAGTTTCAAACGGAAGAACCGAACATGAAACTGGAGAAAGCCGACATTCTGAAAATGACAGTGAATTACCTGAAGTATCACAACCAACAGCTCAGAG CAAGCTGTACGACTGGTAACCCGGAGCGAGACTATAACGAAGGATACTCCCGGTGTTTGCAGGAGGCTCTTCGATTTTTCTCGACCCACGAAGGCAAAAGCGACATTCAGAAGAAGCTGGTGACACGCTTCCAAAGGATACAGCCACGGTGCCCGGCCAAAGGTCTACTTTACGGTGTATATCTTCCTTACACTGCTTCTTGTCAGACTGGCACTGAGCAAACACCCCAGTCCAACCCCGCGGCTCTCTGGAGACCCTGGTAA